GATGGTACAAAGTTTTTTGAGTATATCAGTAATGGTATCAGGGATATATTTGAAATTGAGCCCCGGGAGGGACTTAATGATCCTATGCTTATAATAAATCCGGTACATCCCGAGGAGATCGATAAATTTATGGAAACACTAACGTATGCCATACAGAATAATGAGCCTTTTTTCTGGGAGGGGCGCTATATCATAAAGGGAAAGACAAAATGGCTGAGAAGTGCTTCCACACCACACGAAACGGATTACGGTCTAACCTGGGATGGTGTTTTGGTAGACATAACCGCGCTTAAGGAAGCCGAGGCGAGAATACGGGATTTGGCGAAATTTAATGAACAGATAATTGAAAGCACCCATGAGGGAATAGTTGTTTGTGATACCAATTTACATATCACCAAATGGAATCGTAGCATGGAAGAGATTAGTGGATTGGCACGGGAACAGGTTATCGGACGTCATCCTCAGGATGTGTTTCCATTTCTTGTCACAGAGGGTATGTTTCTGCAATTTGATCAGGCTCTTGAAGGAAAGCAGGTACAAACAAAAGATTACTGGTTTGTATTTGCCGACAGTGGTGCCAGAGGCTGGGCTGAAAACACCAATGTACCTCTTCGTGATGCAAAGGGAGAGGTAATCGGGGTGTTATGCGCGGTAAATGAAATAACTGAGCGAAAAAATTACGAACAGGAGCTTCAAAAGACGGTGGAAGCTCTTAAGAAGCGCAATGAAGAGTTACGGATGATCAATGCTGAACTGGATACCGCCTATGATCGGTTAAAAAATATTGACAGAGCTAAAACAGAGTTTGTCACCACCGCATCTCATGAGATTAGAACACCTCTGGCAAGTATTTTGGGCTTTGTACAGACGGTGCTTTCTCCGGACATCCAAATGCCGGATCAAAAACAGAAAGAATATCTTAAAATTGTTGAAGCCGAAACCATGCGTTTAAATCAGCTGGTTGATACGATGCTCAATATCTCTCGTTTGGATGCAGGAAAACAGCAGCTTCAGCTTAGCACTTTCACCCTTTCAGATCTTGTACATACAATAAAAAACACCATCTCTATTGAGAGCAAAAGGGCTATTACGATAAATGTTACCGAAAAAGAAAGAGGGCTGGTGCATGCTGATAAACAGCAGATAAGCCAGGTGATAAGAAATATCCTTAGCAACGCGATTCGTTATACCAGGCAGGGTGGTACAGTAGAAATTTTAATTGACAGACGTCCCGAGGAAGTACTGGTTGCTATAAAGGATCAGGGGCCTGGTATTCCACCTGACAAAATTGAAGCTGTCTTTGAAAAATTCTACCGAATCAAAGAGGATACCACAACTGCCGGCCGGGGCAGCGGGTTAGGACTATCGATCGCGCGTGAGATTATAATGGCTCATAATGGTAAAATCTGGGCAGAATCTAAAGTCGGTGAGGGAAGTACGTTTTTCTTTACATTACCGTCTGTTATAGAAATGGGGGGCTAAAAGGGCAAGCCCCCATATTCAATCCATCCACGCTTCTTCTTCATAGGGAGCATTGTTGTCCATGACCCTGTTCCGTGTGCCATTCATTCGATCGGATTTCCAGTTAACAGGATTATTAGTAATGTATTTACGTATACGATATAGTTCCTGTTCATCGCGGATAACGTGGTCATGGTACCTATAGTGTAAAAGTCGTTTATTAAACGGCGGGACCAGATTTAATTTTACGCCTTTTATATATCGGGTTGTGATGATGGATTTAAAGGCACCAACGATGTCACCCAACGTTTTTTTCATGATTTCGTCGTTCATACCGGGCCCACCCACAAGGGGTGGCCTTACACCATCCGCCCCGGCATGATGCGCCTCGGCACCATGTGGCCCGACACCATGCTCTCCGACACCATGCTCTCCGACACCATGCTCCCCGACACCATGCTCCCCGACACCATGCTCTCCGACACCATGCTCTCCGACACCATGCTCTCCGACACCATGCTCTC
This portion of the Chitinispirillales bacterium ANBcel5 genome encodes:
- a CDS encoding PAS domain S-box protein codes for the protein MGSIHIVTEMYTSELFRWFQTEYELVSSLPSSDFDLCIIDWLTLQHVATRLKEIKQKSNELYNPVLLISENGQVDMARENFGEIIDEIAFVPLNPYELRLRIQNLMRAREFSQKAEKAGERELQLKLQAQRLDNLSENVPGMIYQFAVKHDGTKFFEYISNGIRDIFEIEPREGLNDPMLIINPVHPEEIDKFMETLTYAIQNNEPFFWEGRYIIKGKTKWLRSASTPHETDYGLTWDGVLVDITALKEAEARIRDLAKFNEQIIESTHEGIVVCDTNLHITKWNRSMEEISGLAREQVIGRHPQDVFPFLVTEGMFLQFDQALEGKQVQTKDYWFVFADSGARGWAENTNVPLRDAKGEVIGVLCAVNEITERKNYEQELQKTVEALKKRNEELRMINAELDTAYDRLKNIDRAKTEFVTTASHEIRTPLASILGFVQTVLSPDIQMPDQKQKEYLKIVEAETMRLNQLVDTMLNISRLDAGKQQLQLSTFTLSDLVHTIKNTISIESKRAITINVTEKERGLVHADKQQISQVIRNILSNAIRYTRQGGTVEILIDRRPEEVLVAIKDQGPGIPPDKIEAVFEKFYRIKEDTTTAGRGSGLGLSIAREIIMAHNGKIWAESKVGEGSTFFFTLPSVIEMGG